In a single window of the Blastopirellula retiformator genome:
- a CDS encoding helix-turn-helix domain-containing protein: MTSTTKSDDEILRELGDRLRRERLNRNLTQAHLAAEAGIARRTLQKAEEGEVTTLATMVAILRGLGLLSQLENLLPEQTLSPVQLARMQGRERRRASQSKKKGQDFGSWTWGE; encoded by the coding sequence ATGACGTCTACCACCAAAAGTGACGACGAGATCCTTCGCGAGCTAGGGGATCGGCTGCGTCGAGAACGCCTGAACCGTAACCTGACCCAGGCACACCTGGCCGCGGAGGCGGGCATCGCTCGTCGCACCTTGCAGAAGGCGGAAGAGGGGGAGGTCACCACACTGGCGACCATGGTTGCGATCCTGCGCGGCTTGGGCCTGCTGTCGCAACTCGAAAATCTCTTGCCCGAGCAAACGCTTAGCCCGGTTCAGTTGGCTCGAATGCAGGGACGCGAGCGGCGGCGCGCATCGCAGTCGAAGAAGAAGGGCCAAGATTTTGGCAGCTGGACCTGGGGAGAGTAG
- a CDS encoding type II toxin-antitoxin system HipA family toxin yields MPIDVATVRLWGSEIGAVAWNADRDVATFEYMPAFQESGIELAPFMMPLGPAIHSFPNLAAETFYGLPGMLADALPDKFGNLLIDAWLQRSGRSSESFSPVERLCYMGRRSMGALEFEPALRQRPDKSEAIDVAQLVKLAADALAQKESLQSRFSGEAKGDVAAMQEILRVGTSAGGARAKAVIAWNEATGEVRSGQVEAPSGFGYWLLKFDGVAGNRDKELEDPRGYGLIEFAYYQMAVAAGIEMSPCRIFCENGRNHFMTKRFDRTDDGEKVFMQSLCALGHFDFNQAGAHSYEQAIEIAERLGVGRAEREQLFRRSVFNILARNQDDHTKNIAFLMDKGGQWRLSPAFDVTYSYNPDGPWTSQHQMTLQGKRKEFTIADFEATAARFRLFRGKRLRELLYSVDEAIGNWKEFGAQAGLSTKAIDEIAANHRRVDQMPKA; encoded by the coding sequence ATGCCGATAGACGTCGCGACGGTTCGCCTGTGGGGGAGTGAGATTGGCGCTGTGGCGTGGAATGCCGATCGTGACGTCGCGACGTTTGAATATATGCCGGCATTTCAGGAAAGTGGGATCGAGCTCGCTCCGTTCATGATGCCCCTGGGGCCTGCGATTCACAGCTTTCCGAACCTGGCTGCGGAAACCTTCTATGGTTTGCCCGGAATGCTGGCAGACGCCTTGCCGGACAAGTTCGGGAACCTGTTGATTGACGCGTGGTTGCAGCGCTCGGGGCGAAGCAGCGAGAGCTTTTCTCCGGTCGAACGACTTTGCTACATGGGAAGACGCAGCATGGGGGCGCTGGAGTTTGAACCGGCCCTGCGCCAGCGACCGGACAAGTCGGAGGCGATTGACGTAGCGCAGCTGGTCAAGCTGGCCGCGGATGCACTGGCGCAAAAGGAAAGTCTCCAGTCGCGGTTTAGCGGGGAAGCGAAAGGGGACGTCGCTGCGATGCAGGAAATCCTCCGGGTCGGCACATCGGCCGGCGGCGCTCGCGCGAAGGCGGTAATCGCTTGGAATGAAGCGACCGGCGAAGTCCGCTCCGGACAAGTTGAGGCCCCGTCAGGGTTTGGTTATTGGCTGCTCAAGTTCGACGGCGTCGCTGGGAACCGAGACAAAGAGCTGGAAGATCCGCGCGGGTACGGCCTGATTGAGTTCGCGTATTACCAGATGGCGGTCGCCGCGGGGATTGAGATGAGCCCATGTCGAATCTTTTGCGAGAATGGACGCAACCATTTCATGACCAAACGGTTCGACCGTACCGACGATGGTGAGAAAGTCTTCATGCAGTCGCTATGTGCGCTCGGGCATTTTGACTTCAACCAGGCGGGAGCGCACAGCTATGAACAGGCGATTGAAATTGCCGAACGCCTCGGCGTCGGTCGAGCGGAAAGAGAGCAACTCTTTCGCCGGTCCGTTTTCAATATTCTGGCCCGCAACCAGGATGACCATACCAAGAACATTGCATTCTTGATGGACAAAGGCGGACAGTGGCGGTTGTCGCCAGCGTTTGACGTGACATACAGCTACAACCCTGACGGTCCCTGGACGAGTCAGCATCAGATGACGCTCCAGGGAAAACGCAAGGAGTTTACGATCGCCGACTTTGAGGCCACGGCGGCGCGTTTTCGCTTGTTTCGGGGAAAGCGATTGCGGGAGCTGCTTTACTCCGTCGATGAGGCGATCGGGAATTGGAAAGAGTTTGGCGCCCAAGCGGGACTGTCGACCAAGGCGATCGACGAAATTGCCGCCAACCATCGCCGCGTCGACCAGATGCCTAAGGCGTAG
- a CDS encoding S1C family serine protease, producing the protein MPKTCFSAGSLIPGVLVFSVWAVCGSLLFAQQPMTPLATSPATNPPMSGQWRSPDSNPRVSDARPMQHLRPTASSDLGLTPDEQRNIYVYDKGNRSVCHIMTRSVQRDTVFGLMMTETPSEGSGSGSVLDKQGHILTNYHVIEGANEIDVTLFNAESYPAELVGQDPVNDIAVLKIDAPADLLVPVELGDSSNLRVGQKAFAIGNPFGLERTMTIGIISSLNRMLPSRSGRTMKAIIQIDAALNRGNSGGPLFDSNGWLIGMNTAIASRTGQNTGVGFAIPVATIRRVAPQLIAEGKITRPDLGVSRVYLTDDGLGIASLVQGGPAEKAGLQGFQLVRQQVRRGPYVYEETRVDRSKADVITAVDGAAIRSADDLLTAIERKNPGEVVNLSVLREGKKVDVPVTLGVGD; encoded by the coding sequence ATGCCGAAAACTTGTTTTTCCGCCGGCTCGCTCATTCCAGGCGTGCTGGTATTTTCTGTGTGGGCCGTGTGCGGCTCGCTGCTGTTCGCTCAACAACCGATGACGCCGCTAGCGACATCGCCAGCGACCAATCCGCCGATGTCGGGACAGTGGCGATCGCCGGATAGCAATCCGCGGGTCAGCGACGCCCGGCCGATGCAACATTTGCGGCCGACTGCTAGCAGCGATCTCGGGCTGACCCCCGATGAGCAGCGCAACATCTACGTCTACGACAAAGGGAACCGCAGCGTCTGCCACATCATGACCCGCAGCGTCCAGCGCGACACGGTGTTTGGCTTGATGATGACCGAGACCCCGTCAGAAGGCTCTGGATCAGGTTCGGTGCTCGACAAGCAGGGGCATATCCTGACCAATTACCATGTGATCGAAGGGGCGAATGAGATCGACGTCACGCTGTTCAATGCCGAGAGCTACCCGGCCGAACTGGTGGGGCAAGATCCGGTCAATGACATCGCCGTGCTGAAGATTGACGCGCCGGCCGATTTGCTGGTTCCGGTCGAGCTGGGCGATTCCTCGAATCTGCGCGTCGGCCAAAAGGCGTTCGCCATCGGCAATCCGTTTGGTCTGGAACGGACGATGACGATTGGGATTATTTCGAGCTTGAATCGGATGCTTCCTTCCCGCAGCGGGCGGACCATGAAAGCGATCATCCAGATCGACGCGGCGCTGAACCGGGGAAATTCTGGCGGGCCGCTGTTTGATAGCAACGGCTGGTTGATCGGCATGAACACGGCGATCGCCAGTCGGACCGGGCAAAACACCGGGGTGGGATTCGCGATTCCGGTCGCCACGATTCGCCGCGTCGCCCCGCAATTGATCGCCGAAGGAAAAATCACGCGACCTGATTTAGGCGTTTCGCGGGTCTATCTGACCGACGATGGGCTCGGCATCGCATCACTCGTTCAAGGGGGGCCGGCCGAGAAAGCTGGCCTGCAGGGATTTCAACTGGTTCGCCAGCAGGTGCGGCGGGGACCGTATGTCTACGAAGAGACGCGCGTCGATCGGAGCAAAGCGGACGTAATTACCGCAGTCGATGGCGCCGCGATTCGTTCGGCCGATGACCTGTTGACCGCGATCGAGCGGAAAAATCCTGGGGAAGTCGTCAATCTGAGCGTTTTACGCGAGGGAAAGAAAGTGGACGTTCCGGTCACGTTGGGCGTCGGAGACTGA
- a CDS encoding rhomboid family intramembrane serine protease, whose product MGIYDREYYQDEPRSLSFRSGGRSVVNTLVIINVIVFFVDWLVFKGKLAGIFEPDVGYVGGWGAVHTQTLLQPWMWWQFVTYGFIHSPTDIWHIIGNMFVLWMFGRQIEDRYGGAEFLRIYLLSIVLGGVFWSAIALATGSPGTVVGASGAVTTVLILFICNFPRVTIYINFLFPVPAWVLGVIMIGFNVMGAFAPGQSNVAFTVHLAGAALGLAYFYGGWNFSYLTFGDLPDRLRKSMKRKPNLKVHSPPDDDPYGDSNDEAERILDKIREQGMDSITAAEKKKLEAYSRRMKQKHS is encoded by the coding sequence ATGGGAATTTACGACCGCGAGTATTATCAGGACGAACCGCGCTCGCTCTCTTTCCGTTCGGGCGGGCGCTCGGTCGTCAACACGTTGGTGATCATCAACGTGATCGTCTTTTTCGTCGACTGGCTGGTTTTCAAAGGCAAACTGGCCGGAATCTTCGAGCCCGACGTCGGCTATGTCGGCGGCTGGGGGGCGGTGCATACGCAAACGTTGCTGCAACCCTGGATGTGGTGGCAGTTTGTGACGTACGGCTTTATTCATAGCCCGACCGATATCTGGCACATCATCGGCAACATGTTCGTGTTGTGGATGTTCGGCCGCCAGATCGAAGATCGCTACGGCGGCGCCGAGTTTCTCCGGATCTACTTGCTAAGCATCGTCCTGGGAGGCGTCTTCTGGTCCGCCATCGCGCTTGCGACCGGTTCGCCGGGGACGGTTGTCGGCGCATCGGGCGCCGTGACGACGGTGTTGATCCTGTTTATCTGCAACTTCCCCCGCGTCACGATCTATATCAACTTCCTCTTCCCGGTTCCGGCTTGGGTGTTGGGAGTGATCATGATCGGCTTTAACGTCATGGGCGCTTTCGCGCCGGGGCAAAGCAACGTGGCGTTTACCGTTCACCTGGCCGGCGCGGCGCTTGGCCTGGCTTACTTCTACGGCGGTTGGAATTTCAGCTACCTCACCTTTGGCGACTTGCCTGATCGACTGCGCAAGTCGATGAAACGGAAGCCCAACCTGAAGGTCCATTCGCCCCCCGACGACGATCCGTACGGCGACTCGAACGACGAAGCGGAGCGGATTCTGGACAAGATTCGCGAACAGGGGATGGATAGCATCACCGCCGCCGAAAAGAAGAAGCTGGAAGCGTACAGCCGGCGGATGAAGCAAAAGCATAGCTAG
- the ppk1 gene encoding polyphosphate kinase 1, which produces MLDRPEVPVADEPKTWRDAWFDRDLSWLEFNRRVLQQALDDRTPLLERVKFLAIFTSNLDEFFMKRLALLRTRKRAELSHSIGAPATELHLQALRQAVDEMYAQQGEAYDNAILPQLAGNGIHLLQWEDLTEAQRERAHEFFTRNVYPALTPLALDPGHPFPYMSNLSISLGFVLRVPDSEENLFARVKVPNILPQWIALEDEDKSKWFYLGLKDLIHHNAETLFPGMMIVDSTAFRITRNAEVELDDDDDMESLRTVVAEELRQRKFQPVVRLEIENNPNPWVRGLLMRQFELTEDDVYELPSELDYSGLMPIASLDIKGLRDEPWNPVIPNALLDDEADIFSVIKAGDLLVHHPYDSFDATVENFIRRAARDPKVVAIKMTVYRVGDDTPFVRSLIQAAESGKQVACLIELKARFDEERNLHWAKELEKIGAHVVYGVLGLKTHTKIALVVRKEADGLRCYAHIGTGNYHVKTARVYTDIGLFTCDPVICNDVVNLFHMLTGRSRSPSFDKLLVAPINMREKFLQMVQREIDNHQQGLPALIVAKFNAMEDPELCRAIVEASQAGVHVELIVRGFACLRPGVEGVTDNVRLRSIVGRFLEHSRIYYFANGAETPLDGEYYIGSADWMSRNLSKRVEAIVPIEARPLKERLWEILDICLKDRRQAWMMQADGSYQMLTPTDDDPEVSQLGTHSALMALTLHRAKDRLA; this is translated from the coding sequence ATGCTCGATCGACCGGAAGTTCCTGTCGCTGATGAACCAAAGACTTGGCGCGACGCCTGGTTCGACCGAGATTTGAGCTGGCTCGAATTCAATCGCCGCGTGTTGCAGCAAGCGCTCGACGATCGGACGCCGCTGTTGGAGCGGGTCAAGTTTCTGGCGATCTTCACGTCGAACTTGGACGAGTTCTTCATGAAACGGCTCGCCCTATTGCGAACGCGCAAGCGGGCCGAACTATCGCATTCGATCGGCGCTCCGGCGACCGAACTTCACCTGCAGGCGCTGCGGCAGGCGGTCGATGAAATGTACGCCCAGCAAGGCGAAGCGTACGACAACGCGATCTTGCCGCAGCTGGCCGGGAACGGCATTCACCTGTTGCAGTGGGAAGACTTGACCGAAGCGCAGCGCGAGCGGGCGCACGAGTTCTTTACCCGCAACGTCTACCCGGCGCTCACACCGCTGGCGCTCGATCCGGGGCATCCCTTCCCCTACATGTCGAACCTGTCGATCTCGCTCGGCTTCGTGTTGCGGGTGCCTGATTCGGAAGAGAATCTGTTCGCGCGGGTCAAAGTGCCGAACATCCTGCCGCAGTGGATCGCGCTGGAAGACGAGGACAAGTCGAAGTGGTTCTATCTCGGCTTGAAGGATCTGATTCACCACAACGCCGAGACCCTCTTTCCCGGCATGATGATCGTCGACTCGACGGCGTTTCGGATTACGCGGAACGCCGAAGTCGAACTCGACGATGATGATGATATGGAGAGCCTCCGCACCGTCGTCGCCGAAGAATTGCGACAGCGTAAGTTCCAGCCGGTCGTCCGCTTGGAGATTGAAAACAACCCGAACCCGTGGGTTCGCGGGCTGCTGATGCGGCAGTTTGAGCTGACCGAAGATGACGTCTACGAACTGCCGTCGGAGCTTGACTATTCGGGCCTGATGCCGATCGCCAGTCTTGATATTAAGGGTCTGCGCGACGAGCCGTGGAATCCGGTGATCCCGAACGCGTTGCTCGACGACGAGGCCGATATTTTCTCGGTCATCAAGGCGGGCGATCTGCTGGTGCATCACCCATACGACAGCTTTGACGCAACGGTCGAAAACTTCATTCGCCGTGCGGCCCGCGATCCGAAAGTGGTCGCCATCAAGATGACGGTGTATCGGGTCGGCGACGACACGCCGTTCGTCCGTTCATTGATTCAAGCGGCCGAGTCAGGCAAGCAGGTCGCCTGTCTGATCGAGCTGAAGGCCCGGTTTGACGAAGAGCGGAATCTGCACTGGGCCAAGGAACTGGAGAAGATCGGCGCCCATGTCGTCTATGGTGTGCTCGGCTTAAAGACGCATACCAAGATCGCGCTGGTCGTAAGAAAAGAAGCGGACGGCCTGCGCTGTTACGCCCACATCGGCACCGGCAACTACCACGTCAAAACGGCCCGCGTCTATACCGACATCGGCCTGTTCACCTGCGATCCGGTGATCTGCAATGACGTGGTGAACCTGTTCCACATGCTGACCGGGCGCTCGCGCTCGCCGTCGTTCGACAAGTTGTTGGTCGCGCCGATCAACATGCGGGAGAAGTTCCTGCAAATGGTGCAGCGCGAAATCGACAATCATCAACAAGGCTTACCCGCCCTGATCGTCGCCAAGTTCAACGCGATGGAAGATCCGGAGTTGTGTCGCGCGATTGTCGAAGCGTCGCAGGCCGGCGTGCATGTCGAGTTGATCGTCCGCGGGTTCGCCTGTTTGCGCCCCGGAGTCGAAGGGGTGACCGACAACGTCCGGCTCCGTTCGATCGTCGGCCGGTTCCTGGAGCATTCGCGGATCTACTACTTCGCCAACGGCGCCGAAACGCCGCTCGACGGCGAGTACTACATCGGCTCGGCCGACTGGATGTCGCGGAATCTCTCGAAACGGGTCGAAGCGATCGTCCCGATCGAGGCGCGTCCGCTGAAAGAGCGACTGTGGGAGATCCTCGACATCTGCCTGAAGGATCGTCGCCAGGCCTGGATGATGCAGGCCGACGGCTCTTACCAAATGCTGACGCCGACCGATGACGACCCAGAAGTCTCGCAACTGGGAACCCATTCGGCCTTGATGGCGCTGACGTTGCATCGGGCGAAAGATCGTCTGGCGTAA
- a CDS encoding D-glycero-alpha-D-manno-heptose-1,7-bisphosphate 7-phosphatase, with protein sequence MHTAGGALFLDRDGTINVEREYLSDPGQLELLPGAAAAIAAANQAKVPVIVVTNQSGVARGMFPESRIAEVHDRLDQLLAEQEASIDAYYYCPHHPKSASAQYRHNCECRKPRAGMLFAAAAEFGMDLRESVMIGDKASDLGLGPLAECQTMLVRTGYGRETESQLPAAVPSLVGRFDSLLPAVQFWLQARAQRQIIAA encoded by the coding sequence ATGCACACCGCTGGCGGCGCCCTGTTTCTAGATCGCGACGGCACCATCAATGTCGAACGCGAATATCTCTCAGACCCGGGACAGCTGGAACTGCTGCCGGGCGCCGCCGCCGCCATCGCCGCCGCCAACCAGGCCAAGGTGCCGGTGATCGTCGTCACCAACCAATCTGGCGTCGCCCGAGGGATGTTTCCCGAGTCTCGGATCGCCGAGGTGCATGATCGCCTGGATCAGTTGTTGGCCGAGCAAGAGGCGTCGATCGACGCCTACTACTACTGCCCGCACCATCCGAAATCGGCCAGCGCCCAATATCGGCACAACTGCGAGTGCCGCAAGCCGCGGGCCGGAATGCTGTTCGCCGCGGCGGCTGAGTTTGGCATGGATCTTCGCGAAAGCGTGATGATCGGCGATAAGGCGTCTGATCTGGGACTGGGCCCGCTGGCCGAATGCCAGACGATGCTGGTCCGCACCGGCTATGGCCGAGAGACCGAAAGTCAGCTTCCCGCCGCCGTTCCCTCGCTGGTCGGCCGCTTTGACTCGCTGTTGCCGGCAGTCCAGTTTTGGCTGCAAGCTCGGGCCCAGCGCCAAATCATCGCCGCCTAG